The proteins below are encoded in one region of Cytophagales bacterium:
- a CDS encoding TIGR04282 family arsenosugar biosynthesis glycosyltransferase: MQKNYLMVFVKNLLPGTVKTRIAKDIGMDAALEVYKELLNYTAEVVDKIEDEKIDKGIYYNQYVELYDDWDSEKYQKHVQEGNTLGEKMLNAFTGAIERGYSKVVIIGSDTLEIEPEHIKQAYEALDKHDVVFGPAEDGGYYLLGLNNIFPALFEDKEYSHEHVLNEALDEVEKWGMSFHMLDKLHDVDTMEDLKRAGYEVIYEEDDDLGEAGGEEDFV; encoded by the coding sequence ATGCAGAAGAATTATTTGATGGTATTTGTAAAGAATTTATTGCCAGGGACGGTCAAAACCCGTATTGCCAAAGACATTGGCATGGATGCGGCCCTGGAAGTTTACAAAGAACTATTGAACTACACGGCGGAAGTCGTGGACAAGATTGAAGACGAGAAAATAGACAAAGGCATATACTACAATCAGTACGTCGAATTGTACGACGACTGGGACAGTGAAAAATATCAAAAACACGTTCAGGAGGGAAACACACTCGGTGAGAAGATGCTGAATGCCTTCACTGGAGCAATAGAAAGAGGTTATTCCAAAGTCGTTATTATCGGAAGTGACACGCTGGAAATCGAACCTGAGCACATCAAACAAGCCTATGAAGCACTCGATAAGCACGATGTGGTTTTCGGACCTGCTGAAGATGGCGGCTATTATCTATTGGGACTGAACAACATCTTCCCTGCCCTTTTTGAAGACAAGGAATACAGCCATGAGCACGTACTCAATGAAGCTCTGGATGAAGTTGAGAAATGGGGTATGTCTTTCCATATGCTTGACAAACTGCACGATGTAGATACCATGGAAGACCTGAAAAGAGCAGGTTATGAAGTGATCTACGAAGAGGATGACGATCTTGGCGAAGCTGGCGGAGAAGAGGATTTCGTGTAG
- a CDS encoding glycosyltransferase family 2 protein → MSGSPDIRVVIPAFNEQNAVGLVIEEIPKDLVSEVIVVDNGSTDNTFQVAKDKGATALSETRRGYGQACLKGLEHIHQSSTHPDIVVFIDGDHSDYPEEMTKLVEPIIGENVDMVIGSRALGQKERGAMTPQQVFGNWLATTLMRWFYGTNYTDLGPFRAIKYESLVAMGMKDTNYGWTVEMQLKAAKQKMKTVDIPVNYRVRIGKSKVSGTVKGTVMAGYKIITTIFKYL, encoded by the coding sequence TTGTCCGGTTCCCCAGATATCAGAGTAGTTATTCCTGCATTCAATGAGCAAAATGCCGTTGGACTTGTCATTGAAGAAATTCCAAAAGACCTGGTATCTGAGGTCATTGTCGTTGACAATGGCAGCACTGACAACACGTTTCAAGTGGCTAAGGATAAAGGTGCAACCGCGCTTTCCGAAACAAGACGCGGGTATGGACAAGCATGCCTGAAAGGGTTAGAACATATCCACCAAAGCAGTACACATCCCGACATTGTGGTGTTTATCGATGGAGATCACTCCGACTACCCGGAAGAAATGACGAAATTGGTGGAACCAATCATCGGCGAAAATGTTGATATGGTGATTGGTTCCCGAGCACTTGGCCAAAAAGAAAGAGGGGCGATGACGCCTCAACAAGTTTTTGGTAACTGGCTGGCCACTACCTTGATGCGATGGTTTTACGGCACTAATTATACGGACCTTGGCCCCTTCCGCGCGATCAAATATGAAAGTTTGGTAGCCATGGGAATGAAAGACACGAATTATGGCTGGACTGTAGAAATGCAGCTCAAGGCGGCCAAGCAAAAAATGAAGACTGTGGATATTCCAGTGAATTACCGCGTAAGGATCGGAAAATCGAAAGTTTCGGGTACTGTTAAAGGAACAGTCATGGCAGGATATAAGATAATTACCACGATTTTTAAATATTTGTAG
- a CDS encoding POTRA domain-containing protein, which yields MSKNRAFLAFLYVLLGWVAVGQDRISSIKIAGVEKTKPDHLQQFIDLKPGDLLDSVQLEANRQRLVNLEILSNAKYEVTFTPEGAEVTFQCFEVRTLLPLFNFGGVRDNFWFLIGATEVNLAGRGNKLLGYYQYYDRSSIALSLTLDRIRQSKWGAQFNYVKWSTVEPLFFDGGTATYDYDNFTYGVSGLYHFNFRKSLEFNTSYFSEEYNRVDLNTIEGAPQRAKTHKQLFKLIYRARDLDYHFWYLSGISNTTNAEAVLSYDGDPAFYIVFHDFQAYWRQGKYGNFANRLRLGLATNRDSPFAPFVLDSYVNIRGVGNRVDRGTAMIIMNNEYRHTLTNWNKIATQAVAFSDWGTWRLPGGELSDLSDATHFEWFAGAGVRIIHKEIFNAVLRIDYGINVLRKNSAGFVIGVGQYF from the coding sequence GTGAGTAAAAACAGGGCATTTCTTGCGTTTTTGTATGTATTGCTGGGATGGGTTGCTGTTGGACAAGACAGGATATCTTCTATCAAAATTGCTGGTGTTGAAAAAACAAAACCTGATCATTTACAGCAATTCATTGATCTGAAGCCCGGTGATTTGCTGGATTCGGTTCAGTTAGAAGCCAATCGACAAAGGCTGGTCAATCTGGAAATCTTATCGAACGCCAAATATGAGGTGACTTTTACTCCGGAAGGTGCAGAGGTCACCTTTCAGTGTTTTGAAGTCCGGACCTTATTACCATTGTTCAATTTTGGGGGCGTAAGGGATAATTTTTGGTTCCTGATTGGGGCCACAGAAGTGAACCTGGCTGGTCGCGGAAATAAGCTCCTCGGTTACTACCAGTACTACGATCGCAGTTCTATTGCGCTTTCATTGACGCTGGATCGTATCCGTCAATCTAAATGGGGAGCTCAATTTAATTATGTGAAGTGGAGTACAGTGGAGCCGCTTTTCTTTGATGGAGGCACTGCAACCTATGATTATGACAACTTCACATACGGCGTAAGTGGGCTGTATCATTTCAATTTCAGGAAATCACTGGAATTCAACACCTCATACTTTTCAGAAGAATATAACCGTGTTGATCTGAATACGATTGAAGGAGCGCCACAACGTGCAAAGACACACAAGCAATTATTCAAGCTGATCTATCGAGCGCGAGATCTGGATTATCATTTTTGGTATTTGTCCGGTATCAGTAACACCACGAATGCGGAGGCAGTCCTTTCTTACGATGGTGATCCTGCCTTCTACATCGTCTTTCATGATTTTCAGGCGTATTGGAGGCAAGGTAAGTATGGCAATTTTGCGAATCGTTTAAGGCTTGGGCTTGCGACCAATCGCGATAGCCCGTTCGCCCCTTTTGTGTTGGACAGCTATGTAAATATTCGGGGCGTTGGCAATCGCGTGGATCGTGGAACGGCCATGATCATCATGAATAATGAATATCGACATACCCTGACCAATTGGAATAAAATTGCGACGCAGGCAGTAGCATTCTCAGATTGGGGTACGTGGCGATTACCAGGAGGTGAGCTGTCTGACCTGTCCGATGCCACCCATTTTGAATGGTTTGCCGGTGCAGGTGTGCGGATCATTCATAAAGAGATTTTCAATGCTGTACTTCGAATTGACTATGGGATTAATGTCCTCAGAAAAAACAGTGCAGGATTTGTGATAGGGGTGGGGCAGTATTTTTAA
- the ggt gene encoding gamma-glutamyltransferase, which yields MKKFFLFMAILAFINLSFAQDRITGELFSTRSEVIAQHGMVATSHPLATQIGLDILKKGGNAIDAAIAANAALGLMEPTGCGIGGDLFAIVWDAKTQKLYGLNASGRSPQSLTLKNFEKMGLSKIPSYGPMPVSVPGAVDGWFELHGKFGSMKMDEILAPAIYYAEEGFPLTELIAWYINLTVPRFMAAGYPNIEDNYMRNGKVPQEGEIFKNPYLANTYRQIAEGGRDAFYKGDIAKTIGTFIKEQGGYLSYDDLASHKSEWVEPVSINYRGYDVWELPPNGQGIAALQMLTILEGYDFSNIEFGSAEHLHIFTEAKKLAFEDRAKYYADMDFFDVPLEELLSETYAAERRKLIGDRAGKYEAGEISAGETIYMTVADKEGTMVSLIQSNYRGMGSGMAPPKLGFMLQNRGELFSLKKGQANTYEPGKRPFHTIIPAFITKDGKPWVSFGVMGGDFQPQGHSQIVMNLVDFGMNLQEAGDAPRWDHTGQTSPTGQVETGRGRIRIESGIDYKTIRGLMDRGHAVGFGRGIYGGYQAIMWDDENKVYRGASESRKDGQAAGY from the coding sequence ATGAAGAAGTTTTTCCTTTTCATGGCCATCCTGGCCTTCATCAACCTTTCTTTCGCTCAGGATCGAATTACTGGCGAGTTGTTTTCTACTCGTTCAGAAGTCATTGCCCAGCATGGCATGGTTGCCACCAGTCATCCGTTGGCAACTCAGATCGGGCTGGATATCTTAAAAAAAGGTGGTAATGCCATCGATGCCGCAATTGCAGCAAATGCAGCGCTCGGTTTGATGGAACCTACTGGGTGTGGGATCGGCGGAGACTTATTTGCCATCGTATGGGACGCAAAAACCCAGAAACTCTATGGACTGAATGCCAGTGGTCGTTCTCCCCAAAGCCTGACATTAAAAAACTTTGAGAAAATGGGATTATCGAAGATTCCTTCTTACGGTCCCATGCCAGTTAGCGTTCCCGGTGCTGTTGATGGCTGGTTTGAGCTGCACGGCAAGTTTGGCTCTATGAAAATGGATGAAATACTGGCACCCGCCATTTATTACGCAGAAGAAGGATTCCCCTTGACCGAATTGATCGCCTGGTACATCAACTTGACCGTTCCTAGATTTATGGCGGCCGGATATCCGAACATCGAGGACAATTACATGCGAAATGGTAAAGTCCCACAGGAAGGAGAAATCTTCAAAAATCCATACCTGGCCAATACTTATCGGCAAATTGCAGAAGGAGGTAGAGATGCTTTCTATAAAGGTGACATAGCCAAAACCATTGGAACGTTTATCAAAGAACAAGGAGGTTATCTAAGCTACGATGACCTGGCTTCTCACAAGTCCGAATGGGTAGAACCTGTATCAATTAACTACCGCGGTTATGATGTTTGGGAACTCCCACCAAACGGACAGGGAATTGCCGCCTTACAAATGCTGACCATTCTCGAAGGTTATGATTTTTCAAACATTGAATTTGGCAGTGCAGAACATTTGCACATTTTCACGGAAGCCAAAAAGCTGGCGTTTGAGGATCGCGCAAAATACTATGCAGACATGGACTTCTTTGATGTGCCATTGGAAGAATTATTATCAGAAACTTATGCAGCAGAAAGACGAAAGCTGATCGGAGATCGTGCTGGGAAATACGAAGCTGGCGAAATTAGCGCTGGCGAAACGATCTACATGACCGTTGCTGATAAAGAAGGAACGATGGTATCCCTGATCCAAAGTAATTACCGTGGTATGGGTTCGGGAATGGCCCCTCCCAAATTGGGTTTCATGCTTCAAAATCGTGGTGAGCTTTTTAGCCTGAAAAAAGGACAGGCCAACACCTATGAACCCGGAAAACGACCTTTCCATACCATCATTCCTGCTTTCATTACCAAAGATGGAAAGCCTTGGGTAAGCTTTGGCGTCATGGGTGGGGACTTCCAACCTCAGGGACATTCTCAGATCGTCATGAATCTGGTAGACTTTGGCATGAACCTTCAGGAAGCCGGAGACGCTCCTCGCTGGGACCATACGGGCCAAACATCGCCTACTGGCCAGGTAGAAACCGGCAGAGGTCGGATCCGCATCGAATCGGGCATTGACTATAAGACCATCCGCGGCCTGATGGATCGTGGGCATGCCGTCGGATTTGGCCGTGGCATATACGGTGGCTATCAGGCGATCATGTGGGACGATGAGAACAAAGTGTATCGTGGCGCCTCAGAAAGCCGAAAAGATGGACAGGCCGCAGGATATTAA
- a CDS encoding rhodanese-like domain-containing protein, translated as MKTNSPWIRILPLAIMVAMVHVSCGQKAFEKELKRLYKETVPLVKSEELTNSDLEEYYILDIRSPEEYEISHLPESRMLNFETFSPDQVIDIPKDAKVLVYCSVGYRSERAGEQLQEAGYQNVQNLYGGIFDWKNKGKEVVNPANVPTDSVHTYNLLWSRWLQNGIKVY; from the coding sequence ATGAAAACCAATAGTCCATGGATTCGTATCCTGCCATTAGCAATCATGGTAGCGATGGTACATGTTTCATGTGGCCAAAAGGCTTTTGAAAAAGAGCTAAAACGACTGTACAAGGAAACCGTACCCCTGGTAAAAAGCGAAGAGTTGACTAATTCGGATCTAGAGGAATATTACATATTAGACATTCGTTCTCCTGAAGAATATGAGATCAGTCATTTACCTGAATCTCGTATGCTCAACTTCGAAACGTTTAGCCCCGATCAAGTCATTGATATTCCAAAAGATGCCAAAGTGCTGGTATATTGCTCGGTAGGTTACCGCAGCGAACGTGCCGGTGAACAACTTCAGGAAGCCGGCTATCAAAATGTTCAAAACCTTTACGGGGGTATTTTCGATTGGAAAAATAAAGGGAAGGAAGTGGTTAATCCCGCCAATGTTCCAACGGATAGTGTGCACACCTACAATCTACTTTGGTCGAGGTGGTTGCAAAATGGAATCAAAGTATATTAA
- a CDS encoding ABC transporter permease, with translation MTKEPITYRPPQRITNLLGKFCKPQLFEGIAGDLHEQFLEDASQKGKTIAQIRYYLKAFGFFRMLFKQRKKSNSNLEAMLKNYLTITYRNLAKHPFYSFINTIGLAIGMSAGFMILQYVYFELSYDNFFENKENIYRVQTNRYNKGELSTQWAAGMAGGGYHLKNDIPEVLDYVQMTQSSAQISQGDDYFDVEDPYYASANFFQVFSVPLLRGVDSVVLKEPFTVVLSETLSKKMFGNEDPVGQRITMNDSRDFEVTGVFQDLPERSHMKFDLLYSFKSFVQFTSERSRSAWNWDGFLNYVVLREGTKPENMVSKINDVVEARQGEQLREDAAWIELVLQPLEKIHLTSNYRMEIKPTGDETTTYFLLIIGLFVLFIAWINYINLTTARSINRAKEVGIRKVMGSQRKQLIGQFLFESLSINFMAFLLAAIFIVISFPFFNDFIGRSIAYTWPDAPYFWLGSLGVFVLGIILSGFYPAWVLAGFQPVTVLKGKFSGSDKGNLLRKGLVTFQFLSSIVLITGTFVVYKQMNFLQSQELGITIDQTMVLRTPSFSSDSIYDIKNNIFIDDLRSQSIVRNTATSSAIPGRTPGWNAGGIRLIQQSDADANQYRVIGADDQFIDYYGIELVAGRKFSSQFGTEENNVIVNEAAMKRIGFLDPDSLMREKLFFWGDTFNIVGVVRDYRQESPKQAYDALIFRYFESPGGFYSIRINTGNMQSAVQTVQASWERAFNNKPFDFFFLDDFYNEQYNTEVKFGSIFSLFSGLAILVAALGLFGLSSFITAMRTKEIGVRKVLGASIQNLWILLTTNFLKLVGLAILLSLPLSYWLLNSWLEDFANRISLSWWLFAIPAISLIVVAALTVSYHTIKTAFLNPATTLKDE, from the coding sequence GTGACCAAAGAGCCGATCACATATCGTCCTCCACAACGAATTACAAATCTTCTAGGGAAGTTTTGTAAACCTCAATTATTCGAAGGGATAGCTGGGGACCTACATGAGCAATTCCTGGAAGATGCAAGTCAAAAAGGTAAAACCATTGCTCAAATAAGATACTACCTGAAGGCATTCGGCTTTTTTCGAATGCTCTTCAAACAAAGAAAAAAGTCAAACTCAAACCTTGAAGCCATGTTGAAAAATTACCTGACGATCACGTATCGCAATCTGGCCAAACATCCTTTCTATTCCTTCATCAACACCATCGGATTAGCGATCGGAATGTCCGCAGGATTCATGATCCTACAATATGTCTACTTTGAACTGTCCTATGATAATTTCTTCGAAAACAAGGAAAATATCTATCGGGTGCAGACCAATCGGTACAACAAAGGAGAATTATCCACGCAATGGGCAGCCGGAATGGCTGGTGGAGGTTATCATCTAAAGAATGATATACCAGAAGTGCTGGATTATGTACAAATGACACAAAGTAGTGCACAAATCTCACAAGGAGATGATTACTTCGATGTAGAAGACCCATACTATGCCAGCGCTAATTTCTTTCAGGTATTTTCTGTGCCGTTGTTAAGAGGGGTAGATAGTGTTGTACTCAAAGAGCCATTCACTGTCGTATTAAGCGAAACTTTGTCCAAAAAAATGTTTGGCAATGAAGACCCTGTGGGTCAACGCATCACAATGAATGACTCCAGAGACTTTGAAGTAACGGGTGTATTTCAAGACCTGCCTGAGCGTTCTCACATGAAATTTGACCTGCTCTATTCTTTTAAATCCTTTGTTCAATTCACAAGTGAACGCTCTCGCTCCGCCTGGAATTGGGATGGCTTTCTGAATTATGTGGTTCTTAGGGAGGGCACCAAACCCGAAAATATGGTTTCCAAGATCAATGATGTGGTGGAAGCACGTCAGGGTGAACAATTGCGAGAAGATGCTGCCTGGATAGAACTGGTACTCCAACCACTCGAAAAAATTCACCTGACCTCTAATTACCGAATGGAGATCAAGCCCACTGGCGATGAAACAACAACCTACTTCCTACTGATCATCGGTTTGTTCGTGCTTTTCATTGCCTGGATCAATTATATCAACCTGACCACTGCCCGGTCCATTAATCGCGCCAAAGAAGTGGGTATCCGAAAAGTGATGGGAAGCCAACGAAAGCAATTGATCGGTCAATTTTTGTTTGAAAGTTTGTCAATCAATTTCATGGCCTTTTTGTTAGCGGCCATCTTTATCGTAATCAGTTTTCCATTCTTCAATGATTTTATTGGAAGAAGCATAGCTTACACATGGCCAGATGCTCCTTACTTCTGGCTCGGTTCACTCGGAGTTTTCGTGTTGGGTATCATTTTATCCGGATTCTACCCAGCCTGGGTATTGGCGGGCTTTCAGCCAGTGACGGTACTCAAAGGCAAATTCTCAGGAAGTGACAAAGGCAATTTGCTACGAAAAGGGTTAGTGACATTTCAGTTTTTATCGTCTATTGTGCTGATCACGGGCACTTTTGTGGTCTATAAGCAAATGAATTTCTTACAGTCGCAGGAGCTTGGGATCACTATAGATCAAACCATGGTACTACGAACTCCAAGCTTCTCAAGTGACTCCATTTACGACATCAAAAACAATATTTTCATAGATGATCTTAGAAGTCAATCTATTGTAAGAAACACCGCTACTTCCAGTGCCATTCCCGGTCGTACTCCAGGATGGAACGCCGGCGGTATCCGGTTGATCCAGCAAAGTGATGCTGACGCTAATCAATACAGGGTCATTGGGGCAGATGATCAATTCATCGACTACTATGGCATTGAGCTAGTTGCTGGCAGAAAATTCAGCAGTCAATTTGGCACAGAAGAAAACAATGTGATCGTCAATGAAGCGGCCATGAAAAGGATAGGCTTCCTCGATCCTGATTCCCTGATGCGCGAAAAATTATTCTTCTGGGGGGATACATTCAACATCGTTGGTGTGGTCAGGGACTACCGTCAGGAGTCTCCCAAACAAGCCTATGATGCCCTTATTTTCCGTTATTTTGAATCTCCTGGGGGGTTCTACTCTATTCGGATCAATACCGGCAACATGCAATCTGCTGTCCAAACCGTGCAGGCATCCTGGGAAAGGGCATTCAACAACAAGCCTTTCGACTTCTTTTTCCTGGATGATTTTTACAATGAGCAGTATAATACTGAGGTCAAGTTCGGATCCATTTTTAGCTTATTCTCAGGCCTGGCCATTCTGGTTGCGGCACTGGGTTTATTCGGTTTGTCCTCTTTTATCACCGCTATGCGAACCAAAGAGATTGGTGTTAGAAAAGTGCTGGGGGCAAGCATTCAAAACTTGTGGATCTTGCTAACTACCAATTTCCTGAAACTAGTAGGCTTGGCCATTTTACTCTCCTTACCACTCAGCTATTGGTTGCTCAATAGTTGGTTGGAGGATTTTGCCAATCGTATTTCTCTTAGCTGGTGGCTATTTGCTATTCCGGCAATCAGTTTGATTGTCGTTGCTGCACTTACAGTTTCCTATCATACGATCAAGACTGCCTTTCTAAATCCTGCCACTACATTAAAGGACGAATAA
- a CDS encoding sigma-70 family RNA polymerase sigma factor translates to MAVQFEQIIEDNKSSILRICKIYAVSPNEPEDLFQEVIYQIWRSLDKFQGNSSVGTWVYRIALNVCIRSKMKQSKDAEKVSLNAVSFSLAAETDTSDDEKYRLLKQCISQLNEADQSLIILYLEALPYAEMAAVLGITENHVAVKMKRIRKKLFDCMTQMN, encoded by the coding sequence ATGGCAGTTCAGTTTGAACAGATCATTGAGGATAACAAAAGCAGTATTCTCAGAATCTGTAAGATCTATGCTGTTTCTCCAAATGAGCCGGAAGACCTGTTTCAGGAAGTGATCTATCAGATCTGGCGTTCTTTGGACAAATTCCAGGGCAATTCCAGCGTCGGGACCTGGGTCTATCGCATCGCCTTGAACGTATGCATCCGATCCAAGATGAAACAATCTAAAGATGCCGAAAAAGTTAGCTTAAATGCTGTGAGCTTTTCACTAGCCGCGGAAACAGACACATCTGACGATGAGAAATATCGACTACTCAAGCAATGCATTTCCCAACTCAACGAAGCAGATCAATCTTTGATCATCCTCTATTTGGAAGCGCTTCCATATGCTGAAATGGCTGCCGTATTGGGAATCACCGAAAATCATGTAGCGGTGAAAATGAAAAGAATTAGAAAAAAACTATTCGATTGTATGACCCAAATGAATTGA
- a CDS encoding glycosyltransferase family 2 protein, whose amino-acid sequence MEWLIIVGYGFSLLVICIFSLGQFNLAWHYRKHQKQLNNSADASLEEFPHVTVQLPIYNEKYVIERLIDAVAAFDYPKDKLEIQILDDSNDETIEIVAKKVAAYQAQGIDIQQVQRPERKGFKAGALQYGMEHAKGEFIAIFDADFLPPKDFLKSTLTSFNDPKVGMVQTRWGHLNQDYSLLTRVQAFGLNAHFTIEQKGRLNAGSFINFNGTGGVWRKTCIIDAGGWHHDTLTEDLDLSYRAQLKDWKFDYLEDVLSPAELPVLMPAVKSQQYRWNKGAAETARKNLGKIWRSNLDFSHKVRGAMHLLNSSVFLFLLTAAVLSIPMLYVKESNPTLGLLFDLGSIFIVGFIGMSIFYWFSSKATNPNYTLRYFAGHFPMFLSYSMGLALHNSIAIAEGWMGIKTPFIRTPKFNVMKKGDSWKGNVYLKHTITPITLCEGLLALYFVFGIVSAFVLGDFGLLFFHLMLAIGFGYIFFISLKPIQSA is encoded by the coding sequence ATGGAGTGGTTGATCATCGTTGGTTACGGATTTTCATTACTGGTGATTTGCATCTTCAGTCTGGGGCAATTCAATCTGGCCTGGCATTATCGCAAGCATCAGAAGCAGCTGAATAATAGTGCGGATGCTTCCTTGGAAGAATTTCCGCATGTTACTGTGCAGCTGCCGATCTATAATGAAAAATACGTCATTGAGCGGCTGATCGATGCGGTTGCTGCGTTTGATTATCCAAAAGACAAACTGGAAATCCAGATACTGGATGATTCCAATGATGAGACAATTGAAATTGTCGCTAAAAAGGTAGCCGCTTATCAGGCTCAAGGAATTGACATTCAGCAAGTTCAAAGACCAGAAAGAAAAGGATTCAAAGCCGGTGCCTTACAATATGGCATGGAGCATGCGAAAGGTGAATTCATTGCTATTTTCGATGCAGACTTCCTGCCTCCTAAAGATTTTTTAAAATCTACACTCACCTCATTTAATGACCCTAAAGTAGGTATGGTACAAACCCGTTGGGGACATTTAAATCAGGATTATAGCCTATTGACTCGAGTCCAGGCCTTCGGATTGAATGCACACTTTACCATTGAGCAAAAGGGACGGCTTAATGCCGGAAGCTTCATCAACTTCAATGGAACAGGTGGCGTATGGAGAAAAACCTGCATCATCGACGCAGGTGGATGGCATCACGACACGCTGACCGAAGATCTGGACCTAAGTTACCGGGCTCAGCTAAAAGACTGGAAATTTGATTATCTGGAAGACGTTTTGTCTCCGGCAGAATTACCTGTATTGATGCCTGCGGTAAAATCCCAACAATACCGATGGAATAAAGGGGCCGCAGAAACGGCCAGAAAAAATCTGGGTAAAATCTGGCGTTCCAATCTTGACTTTTCTCATAAAGTCAGAGGAGCCATGCATTTGCTCAATAGTTCCGTATTCCTTTTCCTACTTACTGCTGCGGTGCTATCTATTCCAATGTTGTATGTCAAAGAGTCTAATCCAACTTTGGGATTACTGTTTGACCTGGGAAGCATTTTTATTGTCGGTTTTATTGGCATGAGTATCTTCTATTGGTTCTCATCCAAAGCCACAAACCCTAACTATACGTTAAGATATTTCGCAGGACACTTCCCGATGTTCCTCTCCTATTCCATGGGATTGGCACTACATAACTCCATTGCGATCGCAGAAGGTTGGATGGGAATCAAGACGCCATTCATCCGAACACCCAAGTTCAATGTGATGAAAAAAGGAGATTCCTGGAAAGGCAATGTATATCTAAAACATACGATCACGCCAATCACTTTATGTGAAGGTTTATTGGCACTTTATTTCGTGTTTGGGATCGTCTCCGCCTTTGTGCTGGGTGACTTTGGACTGTTGTTTTTCCACTTGATGTTGGCGATCGGATTTGGATACATCTTCTTCATCTCACTGAAGCCCATTCAATCTGCGTAA